One genomic window of Sphingomonas sp. C3-2 includes the following:
- the rlmN gene encoding 23S rRNA (adenine(2503)-C(2))-methyltransferase RlmN translates to MNAPLSTAMPIPGHIDPVPVPRAITPREDGRIDLIGLPKEEIRSYLLEKGMEPKQAKLRSKQLWHWIYNRGATRFDQMTDIARTMHPWLEERFVIGRPQVMEAQVSTDGTRKWLLRSDDGQDYEMVFIPDADRGTLCVSSQVGCTLNCRFCHTGTMRLVRNLTPGEIVGQVMLARDSLDEWPSQPDGRMLTNIVMMGMGEPLYNFDNVRDALKLIMDGDGLALSKRRITLSTSGVVPMMARAGEEIGVNLAVSLHAVTKEVRDEIVPINRKYGIEELLQACADYPGANNARRITFEYVMLKDKNDSDEEARELVRLIRKYKLPAKVNLIPFNPWPGAPYDTSTPERVRAFSNIIFEAGISAPVRTPRGRDIDAACGQLKTTSEKKSRAELDRLAEEKQAALG, encoded by the coding sequence ATGAACGCCCCCCTCAGCACCGCCATGCCGATTCCCGGCCATATCGATCCTGTGCCCGTGCCGCGCGCCATCACCCCGCGCGAGGATGGCCGAATCGACCTGATCGGCCTGCCGAAGGAAGAAATCCGGTCCTATCTGCTGGAAAAGGGCATGGAGCCCAAACAGGCCAAGCTGCGTTCGAAGCAGCTGTGGCACTGGATTTACAATCGCGGGGCGACGCGCTTCGACCAGATGACCGACATCGCCCGGACGATGCACCCCTGGCTTGAGGAACGCTTTGTCATCGGCCGTCCGCAGGTGATGGAAGCGCAGGTTTCGACCGACGGCACGCGCAAATGGCTGCTGCGATCGGATGACGGCCAGGATTATGAAATGGTCTTCATCCCCGATGCCGACCGGGGCACGCTGTGCGTCTCGTCGCAGGTGGGCTGCACGCTCAACTGCCGATTCTGCCACACCGGCACGATGCGCCTCGTGCGCAACCTGACGCCGGGCGAGATCGTCGGTCAGGTGATGCTGGCGCGCGATTCGCTCGACGAATGGCCGAGCCAGCCCGATGGCCGCATGCTCACCAACATCGTGATGATGGGCATGGGCGAGCCGCTGTATAATTTCGACAATGTCCGCGACGCGCTGAAGCTGATCATGGACGGCGACGGGCTGGCGCTGTCGAAGCGACGGATCACGCTGTCAACTTCGGGCGTCGTGCCGATGATGGCGCGCGCGGGCGAGGAAATCGGCGTCAACCTGGCGGTGTCGCTCCATGCCGTGACCAAGGAGGTGCGCGACGAGATCGTCCCGATCAACCGCAAATACGGGATCGAGGAACTGCTGCAGGCCTGTGCCGACTATCCCGGCGCGAACAATGCCCGGCGCATCACCTTCGAATATGTGATGCTGAAGGACAAGAACGACAGCGACGAGGAAGCGCGCGAGCTCGTCCGCCTCATCCGCAAGTACAAGCTGCCCGCCAAGGTGAACCTCATCCCGTTCAACCCCTGGCCCGGCGCGCCCTATGACACCTCGACGCCCGAACGCGTCCGCGCGTTCAGCAACATCATCTTCGAAGCGGGCATTTCAGCCCCCGTGCGCACCCCGCGTGGGCGCGACATCGACGCGGCGTGCGGCCAGCTGAAGACCACGTCGGAAAAGAAGAGCCGCGCCGAGCTGGACCGGCTGGCCGAAGAGAAACAGGCAGCCCTCGGATAA
- a CDS encoding porin family protein, with product MRKIVLASLLAAVAATPAMAQEAGSFEGPRVEGLIGWDRAEGSTGSKEDLGYGIAVGYDKQMGKAVLGLEAEYSDSDQKLCAGAGDAVDPEVCLKAGRDLYVGARVGTAVAPGTLLYAKAGYTNADAKITSDDGVDRVTLDKTHLDGVRVGAGVEHKVSGNAYVKGEYRYSNYEQGFERHQLMAGVGVRF from the coding sequence ATGCGTAAGATTGTTCTTGCTTCGCTGCTGGCCGCTGTCGCCGCCACCCCCGCGATGGCACAGGAAGCCGGTTCGTTCGAAGGCCCGCGCGTTGAAGGCCTGATCGGCTGGGACCGCGCTGAAGGCAGCACCGGCAGCAAGGAAGATCTCGGCTACGGCATCGCCGTCGGCTACGACAAGCAAATGGGCAAGGCCGTGCTCGGCCTCGAAGCCGAATATTCGGATTCGGACCAGAAGCTTTGCGCTGGTGCCGGTGATGCGGTTGATCCCGAAGTCTGCCTGAAGGCAGGCCGCGACCTCTATGTCGGCGCACGCGTCGGTACCGCGGTTGCTCCGGGCACGCTGCTCTATGCAAAGGCTGGTTACACCAACGCCGATGCCAAGATCACCTCGGACGACGGCGTTGACCGCGTAACCCTCGACAAGACCCATCTCGACGGCGTGCGCGTGGGCGCAGGCGTTGAGCACAAGGTCAGCGGCAATGCCTATGTAAAGGGCGAATATCGCTATTCGAACTACGAGCAGGGCTTTGAGCGTCACCAGCTGATGGCTGGCGTCGGCGTCCGCTTCTGA
- a CDS encoding cyclopropane-fatty-acyl-phospholipid synthase family protein: MALIDTFLNRLVKRGTLTLTDHDGSVRSFGTPDPEFRDVAIRFTTRGTGRYIASHPRLGAAETFMDGRMVIERGDILDLITLIRKNNPWHKGRDLEIPNPARRTLSAAVSRLSRLNWESRSKRNVAHHYDLGNALYELFLDDDLQYSCAYFTEAGNSLEQAQEDKKAHIAAKLYLQPGQRVLDIGCGWGGMALYLHRHFDVDVLGVTLSEEQLALARKRAAEAGVSDRVKFELIDYRHVTGKFDRIVSVGMFEHVGPPHYREFFRTCHNLLTEDGVMLIHTIGRFGGPGTTDAFTRKYIFPGGYIPALSEVQAASEQNRLMTTDVETLRVHYALTIRHWYQRCEANRERIVALYDERFFRMWQFYLAGAISTFEYGGMGNYQFQYAKRRDVLPLTRDYIGQIEKQGHRTP, from the coding sequence ATGGCTCTTATCGACACTTTTCTGAATCGCCTGGTGAAGCGCGGCACACTGACGCTCACCGATCATGACGGCAGCGTCCGTAGCTTCGGCACCCCCGATCCCGAATTCCGCGACGTCGCGATCCGCTTCACCACGCGCGGTACCGGCCGCTATATCGCCAGCCACCCGCGGCTGGGCGCCGCCGAAACCTTCATGGACGGACGGATGGTGATCGAGCGCGGCGATATCCTCGACCTCATCACGCTCATTCGCAAGAACAACCCCTGGCACAAGGGGCGCGATCTCGAAATCCCCAACCCCGCGCGCCGCACGCTGAGCGCGGCGGTCAGCCGGCTGTCGCGGCTCAACTGGGAAAGCCGGTCTAAACGCAACGTCGCGCATCATTACGATCTGGGGAATGCGCTCTACGAACTCTTCCTCGACGACGACCTGCAATATAGCTGCGCCTATTTCACCGAGGCGGGCAACAGCCTTGAACAGGCGCAGGAGGACAAGAAGGCGCATATCGCCGCCAAGCTCTATCTGCAGCCGGGGCAACGCGTGCTCGACATCGGCTGCGGCTGGGGCGGGATGGCGCTCTATCTCCACCGCCATTTCGACGTCGATGTGCTCGGCGTGACGCTGTCCGAGGAGCAGCTGGCGCTTGCGCGCAAGCGCGCCGCCGAGGCGGGGGTTTCGGACCGGGTGAAGTTCGAGCTGATCGATTACCGCCATGTTACGGGCAAGTTCGACCGGATCGTCTCGGTCGGCATGTTCGAACATGTCGGCCCGCCGCATTACCGCGAATTCTTCCGCACCTGCCACAATCTGCTGACCGAGGACGGCGTGATGCTGATCCACACCATCGGCCGGTTCGGCGGGCCGGGCACGACGGATGCCTTTACCCGCAAATATATCTTCCCCGGCGGCTATATCCCCGCGCTGTCCGAGGTGCAGGCGGCGAGCGAGCAGAACCGGCTGATGACCACCGATGTCGAGACGTTGCGCGTGCATTATGCGCTGACGATCCGCCACTGGTACCAACGCTGCGAGGCCAATCGCGAGCGGATCGTCGCGTTGTACGACGAACGCTTTTTTCGCATGTGGCAATTCTACCTGGCGGGCGCGATCTCGACCTTCGAATATGGCGGCATGGGCAATTACCAGTTCCAGTACGCCAAGCGGCGCGATGTGCTCCCCCTCACCCGCGACTATATCGGCCAGATCGAGAAACAGGGGCACCGCACGCCGTGA
- a CDS encoding argininosuccinate synthase, with the protein MSDKINRVVLAYSGGLDTSVILKWLQQTYNCEVVTFTADLGQGEELEPARAKAELMGVKPEHIFIDDLREEFVKDYVFPMMRANAVYEGCYLLGTSIARPLIAKRQIEIAKMVGADAVSHGATGKGNDQVRFELGYYALNPDIKVIAPWREWDLTSRTALIEFAEKHQIPVPKDKRGESPFSTDANLLHTSSEGKVLEDPWEEVPEYVFSRTVSPEDAPDSPEIITIDFERGDAVAINGEGLSPASLLTKLNDLGRKHGIGRLDLLENRFVGMKSRGMYETPGGTILHLAHRGIEQITLDRGAAHLKDELMPRYAELIYNGFWFSPEREMLQAAIDYSQDKVTGTVRLKLYKGAAHLIGRKSPYSLYSEKVVTFEDDQGAYDQRDAEGFIKLNALRLRLLGRRGN; encoded by the coding sequence ATGAGCGACAAGATCAATCGCGTTGTGCTTGCCTATTCCGGCGGCCTCGACACCAGCGTGATCCTCAAATGGCTTCAGCAGACCTATAACTGCGAAGTCGTCACCTTCACCGCCGATCTCGGCCAGGGTGAGGAACTCGAACCCGCACGCGCCAAGGCCGAGCTGATGGGCGTCAAGCCCGAGCATATCTTCATCGACGACCTGCGCGAGGAATTCGTCAAGGATTACGTCTTCCCGATGATGCGCGCCAACGCCGTCTATGAAGGCTGCTATCTCCTCGGCACCTCGATCGCGCGGCCGCTGATCGCCAAGCGCCAGATCGAGATCGCCAAGATGGTCGGCGCCGATGCCGTCAGCCACGGCGCCACCGGCAAGGGCAACGATCAGGTCCGCTTCGAGCTCGGCTATTACGCGCTCAACCCCGACATCAAGGTGATCGCACCCTGGCGCGAATGGGATCTGACCAGCCGCACCGCGCTCATCGAATTCGCCGAAAAGCACCAGATTCCGGTGCCCAAGGACAAGCGCGGCGAAAGCCCCTTCTCGACCGACGCGAACCTCCTCCACACCTCGTCCGAGGGCAAGGTGCTCGAGGATCCGTGGGAAGAAGTGCCCGAATATGTCTTCTCGCGCACGGTGAGCCCCGAGGACGCCCCCGACAGCCCCGAAATCATCACGATCGATTTCGAGCGCGGCGACGCGGTGGCGATCAACGGCGAGGGCCTGAGCCCGGCCAGCCTGCTCACCAAGCTCAACGATCTCGGCCGCAAGCATGGCATCGGCCGCCTCGACCTGCTCGAAAACCGCTTTGTCGGGATGAAGAGCCGCGGCATGTACGAAACCCCGGGTGGCACGATCCTGCATCTGGCGCACCGCGGCATCGAGCAGATCACGCTCGACCGCGGCGCCGCGCACCTCAAGGACGAGCTGATGCCGCGTTATGCCGAGCTCATCTATAACGGCTTCTGGTTCAGCCCCGAGCGCGAGATGCTGCAGGCGGCGATCGATTACAGCCAGGACAAGGTGACCGGCACCGTACGCCTCAAGCTCTACAAGGGCGCCGCACACCTCATCGGTCGCAAGTCGCCCTATTCGCTCTATTCCGAGAAGGTCGTGACCTTCGAGGACGACCAGGGCGCGTATGACCAGCGCGACGCGGAAGGCTTTATTAAGCTTAACGCACTACGCCTGCGCCTTCTGGGACGACGGGGTAACTAA
- a CDS encoding histidine phosphatase family protein, with product MPQYDDDVRMDSNRRLFIARHGETVFNAASRLQGDHPHTPLTRAGFAQADAMGSALRATLGARPAITLWASPTGRALQTLAVIAEHLELDWHAARTDARLGEIAMSGWSGRYYREVIADHGPILDAKTGLFAMRPPGGEWYDDIAARLRAWLDDTESEGGDRLIVSHGITSRVLRGILTGMADAPEANAPIAPGLPQGSVVMIAGGSESVVALGTGRAPA from the coding sequence ATGCCACAGTATGATGATGACGTCCGGATGGATTCCAACCGAAGACTTTTCATCGCGCGGCACGGCGAAACCGTTTTCAATGCCGCATCACGGCTGCAGGGCGATCATCCGCACACCCCGCTGACGCGCGCGGGGTTCGCGCAGGCCGATGCGATGGGCAGCGCGCTGCGCGCGACGCTGGGCGCGCGCCCGGCGATCACGCTCTGGGCCTCCCCCACCGGCCGCGCGCTCCAGACGCTGGCGGTGATCGCCGAGCATCTGGAACTCGACTGGCACGCCGCGCGCACCGATGCGCGGCTGGGCGAAATCGCGATGTCGGGGTGGAGCGGGCGTTATTATCGCGAGGTGATCGCCGACCATGGCCCGATTCTCGACGCAAAGACCGGGCTGTTCGCGATGCGCCCGCCCGGCGGCGAATGGTATGACGATATCGCCGCACGGCTGCGCGCCTGGCTGGACGACACCGAATCCGAAGGCGGCGACCGGCTGATCGTCTCGCACGGAATCACCAGCCGCGTGCTCCGCGGGATCCTGACCGGCATGGCCGACGCGCCCGAGGCGAACGCGCCGATCGCCCCCGGATTGCCGCAGGGCAGCGTGGTGATGATCGCGGGCGGGAGCGAAAGCGTGGTGGCGCTGGGCACCGGCCGGGCACCGGCATGA
- a CDS encoding YdeI/OmpD-associated family protein: protein MASAFAHGTVHEAGEDLQAALRADSNILMLWEGLTPLGRNEFICWVEDAKQPKTRARRIARTCEELVEGKKRPCCWAGCIHRTDKAPSRWQQAVLIDQSKKARS from the coding sequence ATGGCAAGCGCATTTGCCCATGGCACCGTCCACGAAGCGGGCGAGGATCTTCAGGCCGCGCTGCGCGCCGACTCAAACATATTGATGCTGTGGGAAGGCCTCACCCCGCTCGGCCGCAACGAGTTCATCTGCTGGGTCGAGGACGCGAAACAGCCAAAGACACGCGCGCGCCGCATCGCGCGCACCTGTGAGGAGCTGGTGGAGGGCAAGAAACGCCCCTGTTGCTGGGCTGGCTGCATCCACCGCACCGACAAGGCGCCAAGCCGCTGGCAACAGGCGGTTTTGATCGATCAATCGAAAAAGGCGCGGTCGTAA
- a CDS encoding glycosyltransferase family 87 protein produces MNALTSVLARMLNGKPEEVPLWVPWVFGGVFVIIFMIRDYLMMDNGVIGDVVYWGRDYINVWTGGNLVREGRLDIPYDLEAYASYQKALFGNIGSHNYSYPPVSYPLAAFFSLFPYWLSLALWLAGTGAFFVWAVGKWWPEGAGWPALALVTPAAIVNIWTGHYGFLIGGLFLLGWRLLDEKPVRAGICFGLMFLKPHLAVLVPLALALRGDWRAIFSAASTVAVLVVATGLVYGWAPWSEYLLRTSGVQAAMIDPNGMFFRLMSPSVMSAIIQKGGSWAVAGTVQALVALGAVGMVAIAAIRKVSRKDLAFLVATCTFLVLPYSFNYDLTVVVVGALAVMMRPGVSGLDYRLATLGFMSPQFGMVVAIFGAPLMPVMLIGLAIAQFRVAMADTRSVSYPVVPEGAGVVR; encoded by the coding sequence ATGAACGCACTAACATCCGTCTTGGCAAGGATGCTTAATGGAAAGCCGGAAGAAGTTCCCCTGTGGGTGCCATGGGTTTTTGGTGGCGTTTTTGTTATTATTTTCATGATAAGAGATTATCTGATGATGGATAACGGTGTCATAGGTGATGTCGTTTACTGGGGGAGAGATTATATAAATGTATGGACGGGTGGAAATCTCGTTCGTGAAGGGCGTTTGGACATACCCTATGATCTGGAAGCATATGCTTCCTATCAGAAGGCATTGTTCGGCAATATCGGTTCCCATAATTATTCTTATCCGCCAGTATCCTATCCCTTGGCTGCATTTTTCTCACTGTTCCCTTATTGGTTGTCTCTTGCTCTTTGGCTTGCAGGAACGGGCGCTTTTTTTGTCTGGGCCGTCGGGAAGTGGTGGCCGGAAGGCGCTGGTTGGCCAGCGCTCGCGCTCGTTACGCCCGCTGCGATCGTCAATATCTGGACGGGCCATTATGGTTTTTTGATCGGTGGATTGTTTTTGCTCGGGTGGCGACTTCTCGATGAAAAGCCGGTGCGCGCGGGCATTTGTTTCGGCCTGATGTTCCTCAAGCCGCATTTGGCGGTTCTCGTTCCCCTGGCATTGGCGCTGCGTGGGGATTGGCGCGCGATCTTTTCTGCTGCGTCGACGGTCGCCGTGCTCGTCGTCGCGACGGGCCTGGTCTATGGATGGGCGCCGTGGTCCGAATATCTCCTGCGCACCAGCGGGGTTCAGGCCGCGATGATCGACCCCAATGGCATGTTTTTTCGCCTGATGTCGCCGTCTGTCATGTCCGCGATCATACAGAAGGGGGGGAGTTGGGCCGTTGCCGGCACTGTTCAGGCGCTTGTGGCGCTCGGTGCGGTTGGCATGGTGGCCATCGCGGCTATCAGGAAGGTATCGCGCAAGGACCTTGCCTTCCTCGTTGCCACCTGCACCTTTCTGGTACTGCCCTATTCGTTCAACTACGATCTGACGGTCGTGGTGGTCGGCGCCTTGGCCGTAATGATGCGGCCGGGGGTCTCGGGGTTAGATTACAGGCTGGCCACGTTGGGCTTCATGAGCCCACAATTTGGCATGGTGGTCGCCATATTCGGCGCCCCGCTTATGCCGGTCATGCTGATTGGGTTGGCCATCGCTCAGTTCAGGGTAGCGATGGCCGATACCCGGTCGGTTAGTTACCCCGTCGTCCCAGAAGGCGCAGGCGTAGTGCGTTAA